The following are from one region of the Megachile rotundata isolate GNS110a chromosome 15, iyMegRotu1, whole genome shotgun sequence genome:
- the Rab27 gene encoding RAS oncogene family member Rab27 — MEYDYLIKFLALGNSGVGKTSFLYQYTNGTFDSRFISTVGIDFKEKRVIYQTTNGRTQRVHLQLWDTAGQERFRSLTTAFYRDSMGFLLIFDLTNELSFLEVRNWLEQLRTHAYCEDPDIILCGNKSDLEDKRVVSEHKARELAEKHGLVYLETSAATGQNVARAVEILLDRVMRRMESTVDKSLLPHQRVLRCHERDTPPPSTSCYC, encoded by the exons ATGGAATACGATtatcttattaaatttttggCTCTCGGAAATTCTGGAGTCGGCAAAACAAGTTTTCTGTATCAATATACTAATGGCACGTTCGATTCTCGATTTATATCCACTGTCGGCATTGACTTCAAAGaaaaacgcgtg ATATACCAGACAACAAATGGTAGAACTCAACGTGTTCATTTACAGCTGTGGGACACAGCTGGCCAAGAGCG GTTCAGAAGTTTAACTACAGCCTTTTACCGGGATTCCATGGGTTTCCTTCTAATTTTTGATCTAACCAACGAACTATCCTTTCTAGAAGTTAGAAATTGGCTGGAACAACTTAGG ACTCACGCATATTGCGAAGATCCAGACATAATTCTCTGTGGAAACAAATCCGATCTCGAAGACAAACGGGTTGTTAGTGAACATAAGGCTCGGGAATTAGCGGAGAAGCATGG CTTGGTGTACCTGGAAACGAGTGCAGCTACCGGTCAAAACGTGGCACGTGCCGTGGAGATACTGTTGGATCGTGTGATGCGGAGGATGGAAAGTACCGTGGATAAGTCATTATTGCCTCATCAAAGAGTTCTACGATGTCACGAGCGTGATACACCGCCACCCAGTACTTCCTGTTACTGCTGA
- the mal gene encoding molybdenum cofactor sulfurase — protein sequence MMFSSNIKRQKQPVLVKFMYPHDIEASYSSVLTIYESLVIVNAMESTMNTYDEYTPVYDEQIVKRFENEFSRIKEECYLDHAGATLYSDTQIKNIAADLHHSLYANPHSIGGASNITQDIIERMRYLILNHFHTSSEEYSVIFTSGATESLKIVADTFLFHKDQTTNVLSSSGHFVYTQDNHTSVLGMREVVVKRGVKITCLSHDNAFKILNYPLNPLSSCSQQDSNSLFVYSAQCNFSGLKYPLKWIKNVHDGVLSNTVNDTSTKWYVLLDAAGFASTNDLDLSTFKPDFVSLSFYKMFGYPTGIGALLVKNSSADVLQKVYYGGGTVDVSLSSEMYHIKRKSLHERFEDGTVPFLSIISLRHGFDILSSITMEAISKHVFSLAKFLYKSLLMLHHSNGQPVVKLYSDTVYEDCNLQGGIIAFNLIRSNGEYVGYMEVLHVAALFKIHLRTGCFCNPGACQRHLALSNNDILQNYDSGYVCGGATDLINGKPTGAVRVSFGYMSTLKDVQTLLHMIEEYFVDKPQIKKVPAWWLEYKTTLNEKYYYHNTSTKDTNNDTRNNTLQNIKESVSHFINDNRFLKLMVYNNISKKECILEQLYIYPIKSCAAYRIAGSWNLNSKGLQYDREWMIVSSSGTCLTQKQHINLCLLKPIIDQERGIMQLNYPGVAAIDVPLHNDSVRTVEGTICQSRVCGHKVEGIDCGSDVSEWLSLALGLPNLRLIRQSDNDHNKKGNNKPELSFSSQAQYLLINKASVLWLANRVSDKEVQKETIIHRFRGNIILSGCEAFEETQWKHMQIGKNSFTVSGPCTRCQMICIDQTTGKKTIEPLRTLAEQFHGKLRFGIYLTKETKEDGFITVGDIIHIS from the exons ATGATGTTTTCGTCTAATATAAAACGTCAGAAGCAGCCTGTACTCGTTAAATTTATGTATCCGCACGATATCGAGGCCTCTTATTCTAGCGTGCTTAC GATTTACGAGAGTCTCGTTATTGTCAACGCCATGGAAAGTACGATGAATACATACGACGAGTATACGCCGGTATATGATGAACAGATTGTAAAACGTTTTGAAAATGAATTCTCAAGAATCAaag AAGAATGTTATTTGGACCATGCTGGAGCAACTTTATATTCTGAtactcaaataaaaaatattgctgCTGACCTTCATCACTCACTTTATGCTAATCCACACTCCATTGGAGGTGCAAGTAACATAACACAAGATATCATAGAACGTATGAGATATCT GATTTTGAATCATTTCCATACATCTTCTGAAGAATACAGTGTTATTTTCACATCTGGTGCAACTGAATCTTTAAAGATAGTAGCTGATACATTCTTGTTTCACAAAGATCAGACAACTAATGTATTGTCCTCTTCAGGACATTTTGTGTATACACAAGATAATCATACTTCAGTCCTTGGTATGCGAGAAGTTGTTGTTAAAAGAGGAGTAAAAATAACTTGTTTAAGCCATGATAATGcctttaaaattcttaattacCCTTTGAATCCTTTGAGTTCTTGTTCACAACAGGATAGCAATTCACTATTTGTGTATTCAGCACAGTGTAATTTTTCTGGATTAAAGTATCCTCTAAAATGGATCAAAAATGTACATGATGGAGTTCTCTCTAACACAGTTAATGATACATCCACCAAATGGTATGTTTTGCTTGATGCTGCTGGTTTTGCATCAACAAATGATTTGGATCTGTCTACATTCAAACCAGATTTTGTTTCTCTATCTTTCTACAAAATGTTTGGTTACCCTACTGGGATTGGAGCTTTGCTGGTCAAAAATTCTAGTGCTGATGTATTGCAAAAAGTTTATTATGGTGGTGGTACTGTAGATGTTTCTTTGAGCTCTGAAATGTACCATATAAAACGTAAAAGTTTACATGAAAG ATTTGAAGATGGTACGGTACCATTTTTGTCCATAATATCCTTAAGACATGGCTTTGACATATTATCATCTATAACAATGGAAGCAATTTCAAAACATGTCTTTTctcttgcaaaatttttatacaaatcttTATTAATGCTTCATCATAGCAATGGACAACCAGTTGTAAAGTTGTATTCTGATACTGTTTATGAAGATTGTAATTTGCAAGGGGGTATTATTGCATTTAACCTTATACGTTCTAATGGTGAATATGTAGGATACATGGAGGTTTTACATGTAGCAGCCTTATTTAAAATACATCTCAGAACTGGCTGCTTTTGTAATCCTGGTGCATGTCAAAGGCATTTAGCATTATCAAACAATGATATATTACAGAATTATGATTCTGGATATGTCTGTGGAGGAGCTACAGATTTAATAAATGGCAAACCAACTGGTGCTGTGAGAGTTTCATTTGGATACATGTCCACACTTAAGGATGTTCAAACTTTACTACATATGATTGAAGAATATTTTGTAGATAAACCACAAATAAAGAAAGTACCAGCTTGGTGGTTAGAGTATAAAACaactttaaatgaaaaatattattaccataATACAAGTACAAAAgatacaaacaatgatacacgAAATAATACATTACAGAACATAAAAGAATCAGTCAGTCATTTTATTAATGATAATCGATTCTTAAAGTTGAtggtatataataatatatccaAGAAAGAATGTATTTTAGAACAGTTATACATATATCCAATAAAATCATGTGCAGCTTATAGAATAGCAGGTTCCTGGAATCTAAATTCTAAAGGTCTACAATATGACAGAGAATGGATGATTGTTTCATCCTCTGGTACTTGTTTGACACAAAAACAACATATCAACCTTTGCTTATTAAAACCAATCATAGATCAGGAAAGAGGAATTATGCAATTAAATTATCCAG gagTTGCTGCAATTGATGTTCCTTTACATAATGACTCAGTAAGAACTGTGGAAGGAACAATATGCCAAAGTCGAGTTTGTGGACATAAAGTGGAAGGTATTGACTGTGGTTCAGATGTTTCTGAATGGTTAAGTTTAGCATTAGGGTTACCAAATTTGAGACTTATAAGACAAAGTGATAATGACCACAATAAAAAAG GAAACAATAAGCCTGAGTTATCATTTTCTAGTCAAGCtcaatatttattgataaaCAAAGCAAGTGTATTATGGCTTGCTAATAGGGTATCTGATAAAGAAGTTCAGAAAGAAACTATCATACATAGATTCAGAGGAAACATCATATTAAGTGGTTGTGAAGCTTTTGAGGAAACACAATGGAAACATATGCAAATAGGAAAAAATAGTTTTACA GTATCTGGTCCATGTACTAGATGTCAAATGATATGCATTGATCAAACTACTGGTAAAAAAACAATAGAACCATTGCGTACGCTTGCAGAGCAATTTCATGGGAAATTACGCTTTGGTATTTATTTAACTAAAGAAACCAAAGAAGATGGATTCATTACTGTTGGAGACATTATTCATATTTCATAA
- the LOC100881276 gene encoding uncharacterized protein LOC100881276 isoform X2, whose amino-acid sequence MQTQIKVSLLMSQQFLVLAAFVAVASAGGPAAYDISASSGDHSSVGFSQESTQKGYAGQNVVSSYTKSDDSAHSFVRVSSHSVSNDGLYHYEIPHTPVVKAAYAAPAYAAPAYAAAPAAPLIAKTYAAPYSYGAPLLAKSYAAPYSYSSPLLAKTYAAPAPIFAKAAVAAPLLTKTYAPSLVAKSYATPLLAKSYVESAPLLTKTYEYAAHAPVVAKSAYLAPAHGYAAHGYAAHGYAASIAPAPLLTKTYAAPLQLTKLSHEYAPQAQLVAPVAHTFFNGLGTSYSW is encoded by the exons ATGCAAACGCAGATCAAGGTTTCACTTCTAATGTCTCAACAG TTTTTAGTACTCGCAGCCTTTGTGGCAGTAGCCAGCGCCGGTGGGCCAGCAGCCTACGACATCTCCGCATCATCCGGCGATCACAGCAGTGTCGGCTTTAGTCAAGAGTCTACGCAGAAGGGCTACGCTGGTCAAAACGTAGTTTCCTCTTACACGAAATCCGACGACTCGGCTCATTCATTTGTACGAGTTAGCAGCCACAGCGTCAGCAACGATGGCCTGTACCACTACGAAATCCCGCACACTCCAGTTGTGAAAGCCGCATACGCAGCCCCAGCATACGCAGCCCCGGCATACGCAGCCGCCCCAGCTGCCCCCTTGATCGCCAAGACGTACGCTGCCCCGTACAGCTACGGTGCCCCTCTTCTGGCCAAGAGTTACGCCGCTCCATACAGCTACAGCTCTCCTCTTCTGGCTAAAACCTACGCCGCACCAGCTCCGATCTTTGCCAAGGCTGCCGTCGCCGCACCTCTTCTGACCAAGACCTACGCTCCTTCTCTCGTAGCCAAATCGTACGCCACTCCTCTCCTCGCTAAATCGTACGTGGAATCGGCTCCGCTCCTGACCAAGACCTACGAGTACGCTGCCCATGCTCCAGTTGTCGCAAAGAGTGCCTACCTTGCTCCCGCTCACGGATACGCCGCTCACGGATACGCTGCTCACGGATACGCCGCGTCCATCGCACCAGCTCCACTTCTGACCAAGACCTATGCTGCTCCTCTACAGCTTACCAAGCTCTCTCACGAGTACGCTCCTCAGGCTCAGCTTGTTGCCCCTGTTGCGCACACCTTCTTCAACGGTCTTGGCACCAGCTACTCCTGGTAA
- the LOC100881276 gene encoding uncharacterized protein LOC100881276 isoform X1, giving the protein MPSFIRLSVSTTFYPPFLMISYKKFRGTVSLSPDRPCPIPFGISGTQNTIDPPAILRAYKYWARTRVCQNRATLSRKSKMAFKFLVLAAFVAVASAGGPAAYDISASSGDHSSVGFSQESTQKGYAGQNVVSSYTKSDDSAHSFVRVSSHSVSNDGLYHYEIPHTPVVKAAYAAPAYAAPAYAAAPAAPLIAKTYAAPYSYGAPLLAKSYAAPYSYSSPLLAKTYAAPAPIFAKAAVAAPLLTKTYAPSLVAKSYATPLLAKSYVESAPLLTKTYEYAAHAPVVAKSAYLAPAHGYAAHGYAAHGYAASIAPAPLLTKTYAAPLQLTKLSHEYAPQAQLVAPVAHTFFNGLGTSYSW; this is encoded by the exons ATGCCCTCTTTTATTCGACTATCCGTTTCCACCACTTTCTATCCTCCTTTCTTAATGATTTCTTACAAAAAGTTTCGCGGTACAGTTTCCCTCTCCCCTGATCGGCCATGCCCAATCCCATTTGGGATCAGCGGCACCCAAAATACAATTGATCCCCCTGCAATCTTACGTGCATATAAATACTGGGCCAGGACACGAGTTTGTCAGAACCGAGCCACTCTTTCTCGTAAAAGCAAAATGGCATTCAAG TTTTTAGTACTCGCAGCCTTTGTGGCAGTAGCCAGCGCCGGTGGGCCAGCAGCCTACGACATCTCCGCATCATCCGGCGATCACAGCAGTGTCGGCTTTAGTCAAGAGTCTACGCAGAAGGGCTACGCTGGTCAAAACGTAGTTTCCTCTTACACGAAATCCGACGACTCGGCTCATTCATTTGTACGAGTTAGCAGCCACAGCGTCAGCAACGATGGCCTGTACCACTACGAAATCCCGCACACTCCAGTTGTGAAAGCCGCATACGCAGCCCCAGCATACGCAGCCCCGGCATACGCAGCCGCCCCAGCTGCCCCCTTGATCGCCAAGACGTACGCTGCCCCGTACAGCTACGGTGCCCCTCTTCTGGCCAAGAGTTACGCCGCTCCATACAGCTACAGCTCTCCTCTTCTGGCTAAAACCTACGCCGCACCAGCTCCGATCTTTGCCAAGGCTGCCGTCGCCGCACCTCTTCTGACCAAGACCTACGCTCCTTCTCTCGTAGCCAAATCGTACGCCACTCCTCTCCTCGCTAAATCGTACGTGGAATCGGCTCCGCTCCTGACCAAGACCTACGAGTACGCTGCCCATGCTCCAGTTGTCGCAAAGAGTGCCTACCTTGCTCCCGCTCACGGATACGCCGCTCACGGATACGCTGCTCACGGATACGCCGCGTCCATCGCACCAGCTCCACTTCTGACCAAGACCTATGCTGCTCCTCTACAGCTTACCAAGCTCTCTCACGAGTACGCTCCTCAGGCTCAGCTTGTTGCCCCTGTTGCGCACACCTTCTTCAACGGTCTTGGCACCAGCTACTCCTGGTAA
- the LOC100881164 gene encoding nucleolar protein 16, with translation MTKIRKVKRRKKFRMNVNRKRLRNKLRKLPTIKCKELKDSWEVTKSTRTNLNQMGLAYDPNELLEIASNKKQLVEKFTVDNIENVPTNEDVEMTPVKVHVAEALEAEAKAPRKRVFRLPNNQVQLLTYLMDKYEEDYKAMAQDKKNYDQLTWKQIRAKIKVFKGIPEQYNAYLQSKINNNN, from the exons ATGACGAAAATTAGGAAAGTGAAACGTAGAAAGAAGTTTCGTATGAATGTGAATCGTAAACGGTTACGAAATAAGTTGAGAAAATTACCGACAATAAAATG CAAAGAGTTGAAAGACTCATGGGAAGTGACTAAATCTACGCGGACTAATTTGAACCAAATGGGACTGGCATATGACCCAAATGAATTATTAGAAATTGCTAGTAACAAAAAACAACTTGTTGAAAAGTTTACTGTTGATAACATAGAGAATGTACCAACAAATGAAGATGTTGAAATGACACCAGTAAAAGTGCATGTAGCAGAAGCACTTGAAGCAGAGGCAAAAGCTCCAAGGAAAAGAGTGTTCAGGTTACCAAATAATCAAGTACAGCTTCTTACCTACTTAATGGATAAGTATGAGGAAGATTATAAG GCAATGGCACAAGATAAAAAGAATTATGATCAATTAACGTGGAAACAAATACGGGCTAAAATAAAAGTGTTTAAGGGTATCCCTGAGCAATATAATGCATATCTTCAATCAAAGATAAACAATAACAACTAG
- the LOC100881053 gene encoding uncharacterized protein LOC100881053 — MRRMARNVFQNGKKMFWIGCACIGSYIAYRYWKKRELLTIDEGFEDVSKADDSREKRILLLGLDGAGKTSIINQLCVANGDENSYTVPPKPTEGSSVYRIKNGLYSYNVWDIGGADATRKHWTAFLQDTDLLLFVVDASDVNKLSLAAITLKQLLGDARLETVPILIIANKQDCPNALKLDEVKKALDLLSISPHKHKVEIIGCQTRPLPEMPAETTEYTWHHASMDTVRKKIFSMAT, encoded by the exons atgaGAAGAATGGCTCGAAATGTATTTCAAAACGGTAAAAAAATGTTTTGGATCGGTTGCGCGTGTATTGGTTCTTACATCGCATATCGATATTGGAAAAAACGAGAGCTTCTGACAATAGATGAAGGTTTCGAAGATGTGTCAAAG GCTGATGATAGTCGCGAAAAAAGGATACTTCTATTGGGTTTAGATGGAGCTGGAAAAACTTCGATTATAAATCAACTATGTGTCGCAAACGGTGATGAGAATTCTTACACTGTTCCTCCAAAGCCAACAGAAGGTTCCTCTgtatatagaataaaaaatgGATTGTATTCTTATAATGTATGGGACA TTGGAGGTGCAGATGCTACTAGAAAACATTGGACTGCCTTTTTACAAGACACAGACCTTTTGTTGTTTGTAGTAGATGCATCGGATGTAAACAAATTATCTTTGGCTGCTATTACTTTGAAGCAATTGTTAGGTGATGCAAGATTGGAAACTGtaccaattttaataattgctaACAAACAG GATTGTCCTAATGCACTGAAACTAGACGAAGTTAAAAAAGCTTTAGATTTATTAAGTATCTCCCCTCATAAACACAAAGTAGAAATAATTGGATGTCAAACAAGGCCTCTTCCTGAAATGCCAGCAGAAACAACTGAATATACTTGGCACCATGCATCCATGGATACTGTTAGAAAAAAGATATTCTCTATGGCtacgtaa